Proteins encoded in a region of the Ancylobacter sp. SL191 genome:
- a CDS encoding chemotaxis protein CheB, with amino-acid sequence MAAHNPVLARAPPPKVTDRFPVVGIGASAGGLDACAKLLDAMPADTGMAFILVQHLDPTHESMMVDLLAHHTAMVVVQASEGMRLARDHLYIIPPGTYLSVHATGTLHLSPPTAPHGARLPFDFLLRSLAEQYGEFASCVVLSGTGADGSLGLRAIKERGGLVIAQEPEEAGYGGMPTSAVLTGVVDLVLPLGVFPRRWPNSIAGSAARMQQPSPVSRALLRIGCPRSSNGSVQPRFMTSGFTRKAHSGGE; translated from the coding sequence ATGGCTGCCCATAATCCCGTTCTCGCACGCGCGCCGCCGCCCAAGGTCACGGACCGTTTTCCCGTTGTCGGTATTGGCGCCTCGGCAGGTGGTCTCGATGCCTGCGCCAAACTGCTGGATGCCATGCCTGCCGATACCGGCATGGCCTTCATCCTCGTGCAGCACCTCGATCCCACCCATGAAAGCATGATGGTGGATCTCCTGGCCCACCACACCGCGATGGTCGTGGTCCAGGCTTCGGAGGGGATGCGGCTCGCACGCGACCACCTCTACATCATCCCTCCCGGCACATATCTCTCCGTCCATGCAACAGGGACGCTGCACCTGTCGCCACCGACGGCTCCCCACGGCGCCCGTCTGCCGTTCGACTTCCTGCTCCGCTCGCTGGCAGAGCAGTATGGCGAGTTCGCCTCCTGCGTCGTCCTGTCGGGAACCGGCGCCGATGGCAGCCTCGGCCTCAGGGCCATCAAAGAACGGGGCGGTCTCGTCATCGCACAGGAACCCGAAGAAGCCGGCTATGGCGGCATGCCGACAAGTGCTGTCCTCACTGGCGTGGTCGACCTCGTGCTTCCGCTGGGGGTATTCCCGAGGCGCTGGCCAAATTCCATCGCCGGATCGGCCGCGCGCATGCAGCAGCCCTCCCCGGTGAGCAGAGCCCTCCTAAGGATTGGCTGCCCACGATCCTCGAACGGCTCCGTACAGCCACGGTTCATGACTTCCGGCTTTACAAGGAAGGCACACTCAGGCGGCGAATAG